In the Chitinophagales bacterium genome, one interval contains:
- the rplL gene encoding 50S ribosomal protein L7/L12, protein MADLKTFAEQLVSLTVKEVNELAKILKDDYGIEPAAAAPVMAAGGGGAAAAAVEEKTAFDVILKAAGGQKLTVVKVVKDLTGLGLKEAKDLVDGAPKPVKEGISKEEAESIKAKLIEAGAEVEVK, encoded by the coding sequence ATGGCAGACTTAAAAACATTTGCTGAACAACTGGTTAGCCTTACGGTAAAAGAGGTGAACGAACTCGCCAAAATACTGAAAGATGACTATGGTATTGAACCCGCTGCAGCCGCTCCCGTAATGGCAGCCGGTGGTGGTGGTGCGGCAGCCGCAGCAGTAGAAGAAAAAACAGCTTTCGATGTTATTCTGAAAGCAGCTGGTGGTCAGAAATTAACCGTTGTAAAGGTGGTGAAAGACCTCACCGGACTTGGCCTGAAAGAAGCTAAGGACCTGGTGGACGGTGCTCCGAAACCTGTTAAAGAAGGTATTTCCAAAGAGGAAGCTGAATCAATCAAGGCCAAGCTTATCGAAGCCGGTGCCGAAGTTGAAGTCAAATAA
- the rplA gene encoding 50S ribosomal protein L1, translated as MVLKGIKVFLHFSLFFPILSLLLPSHFWDHLINYTRKPLQITKKRKQVNAKIKSTQTYTLSDASNLIKEVSTPKFDASIDLHIRLGVDPRKADQAIRGVANLPHGTGKTKRVLVFCNPDKEAEAKEAGADYAGLQEFVEKVEKGWTEIDVIIATPSVMPKIAKLGKILGPRNLMPNPKSGTVTDNVADAIKEVKGGKIAFRVDKQGIIHASIGRVSFPKEKIFENANELIHTVVKMKPSSAKGTYLKSVYMASTMSPSISIDTKTLMN; from the coding sequence ATGGTTCTGAAGGGCATCAAGGTTTTTTTACATTTTTCGTTGTTTTTTCCAATTCTTTCCTTACTTTTGCCTTCCCATTTTTGGGATCACCTCATTAATTATACCAGAAAACCATTGCAGATAACAAAGAAACGCAAACAGGTCAATGCTAAAATTAAGAGCACACAGACCTATACCTTGTCGGATGCATCGAACCTGATCAAGGAAGTTTCAACACCGAAATTCGATGCCTCCATTGACCTGCACATCAGGCTTGGAGTAGATCCCCGCAAAGCTGACCAGGCCATCCGTGGCGTAGCAAACCTTCCACATGGAACAGGAAAAACCAAACGCGTTTTGGTATTCTGTAATCCTGATAAAGAGGCGGAAGCCAAAGAAGCCGGCGCCGATTATGCCGGTTTGCAGGAATTCGTGGAAAAAGTGGAAAAAGGCTGGACGGAGATCGATGTCATCATCGCTACCCCCAGCGTAATGCCCAAGATAGCCAAACTCGGTAAGATACTTGGCCCGCGTAACCTGATGCCAAACCCTAAGTCAGGCACAGTAACGGATAACGTAGCCGATGCTATTAAGGAAGTAAAAGGTGGTAAGATCGCCTTCCGGGTTGATAAACAGGGCATCATCCACGCTTCCATCGGACGCGTTTCTTTCCCGAAGGAGAAAATCTTCGAAAATGCCAACGAACTTATTCATACCGTTGTGAAGATGAAACCTTCATCCGCCAAAGGCACCTACCTGAAGAGCGTGTACATGGCAAGCACCATGAGTCCTTCTATATCTATTGACACTAAAACCCTCATGAACTAA
- the rplJ gene encoding 50S ribosomal protein L10 → MDKATKKVAIAELTERFSKATNFYLADASNLNVEQINKLRRICFKQGVEFKVAKNTLIRKALESIGTGYDGLFDALHGPTSVMFSETGSIPAKVIKEFRKTGDKPVLKAAFIDSAIYIGDNNLDELSKLKTKHELIGEIIGLLQSPAKNVIGALQSGGQKLSGILKTLEDRPQN, encoded by the coding sequence ATGGATAAGGCAACCAAGAAAGTAGCGATTGCTGAGCTCACAGAGCGGTTTTCTAAAGCAACAAATTTTTACTTGGCCGATGCATCCAACCTAAACGTGGAGCAGATCAATAAGCTGCGCCGTATCTGTTTTAAACAGGGCGTTGAGTTTAAAGTGGCTAAGAACACACTCATCAGAAAAGCACTTGAGTCTATAGGTACCGGCTATGATGGATTGTTTGACGCTTTACATGGCCCGACATCCGTAATGTTTTCCGAAACGGGTTCCATCCCCGCCAAAGTGATAAAGGAATTCAGAAAAACGGGTGATAAGCCGGTGCTGAAAGCCGCATTCATCGACAGTGCAATCTATATAGGCGATAACAACCTTGACGAACTGTCGAAGCTGAAGACCAAACATGAACTGATCGGTGAGATCATCGGTTTGTTGCAGTCACCGGCGAAGAACGTTATTGGTGCATTGCAATCCGGCGGACAGAAACTTTCCGGTATCCTGAAAACGCTCGAAGACCGTCCACAAAACTAA
- a CDS encoding tetratricopeptide repeat protein, with product MKSGISSHRSLHLWISSVAVLMALLCSRAETALAQSPSEIFNRANTSYKASRFREAADDYEKLLAQHYHAAAVYFNLGNCYYRMDSVSKCILNYERALKLAPSDEDIQYNLKLAKLKSVDAVQPVPQPALFRWWNNFVKSASYEGWGIYALISLWASLIAVAIYLFLARRRLISMLALLLMFCSLAFLALAIQQHQQYAQSNVAVVMVRSAFVKSAPDAGAGNLFMIHEGTTVQLLDNVGEWNKIRLDDGKVGWIGKDIFERI from the coding sequence ATGAAATCAGGAATTAGCAGTCATCGTAGTTTGCATCTGTGGATAAGCAGTGTAGCAGTGCTTATGGCGCTGCTCTGTTCCCGTGCTGAAACAGCGCTGGCGCAATCGCCGTCAGAAATTTTTAACAGGGCCAATACATCGTATAAGGCCAGCCGGTTCCGTGAGGCTGCTGATGATTATGAGAAATTACTTGCACAGCATTACCATGCTGCAGCAGTGTACTTCAACCTCGGCAATTGCTATTACAGGATGGACAGTGTGAGCAAATGTATTCTTAACTATGAACGCGCACTGAAACTGGCACCATCCGATGAAGATATACAGTACAACCTGAAGCTTGCTAAGCTGAAATCGGTTGATGCCGTTCAGCCTGTTCCGCAGCCTGCGCTCTTCAGATGGTGGAATAATTTCGTAAAATCTGCCAGCTATGAAGGATGGGGCATTTATGCGTTGATATCGCTCTGGGCAAGCCTTATTGCTGTGGCCATTTATCTTTTTTTAGCAAGAAGGAGGCTAATCAGCATGCTGGCGCTGCTGTTGATGTTTTGTTCCCTTGCTTTCCTTGCGCTTGCCATACAGCAGCATCAGCAATATGCACAGTCCAATGTAGCGGTGGTGATGGTTCGCAGCGCTTTTGTGAAAAGCGCCCCGGATGCCGGAGCCGGTAACCTGTTTATGATACATGAAGGAACAACGGTTCAGCTGCTTGACAATGTAGGGGAGTGGAACAAAATCCGTTTGGATGATGGGAAGGTAGGATGGATTGGTAAAGATATTTTTGAAAGAATCTGA
- a CDS encoding tetratricopeptide repeat protein, whose translation MQYRLMITNNRTMKVSFGNRREAKMARVVLYLSISFFACCLSQLFLLPSAVAQIPFSAQPEKSATRAGNAQYQQQNFAEAEVNYKKALEIKNNMPEASFNLGDAVYQQKRFEEAQRQFQLSAKTSADQMVQAKAFHNLGNSLLEQKKYEEAVSAYKNALKINPADMDTKYNLAFANAMLQKNQGGGGDKNQDQKKQDNKDQQDKDNKDQQEKQQKESQNQQSDKQGQQQSQQQAQQPRLSKEEADQLMAALENEEQKVNQKMQKKQMKGVRVRIKKDW comes from the coding sequence ATGCAGTACAGATTAATGATAACGAATAACAGAACAATGAAAGTAAGTTTTGGCAATCGCAGAGAAGCAAAAATGGCAAGGGTAGTGCTTTACCTAAGCATATCCTTTTTTGCTTGTTGCCTGTCGCAGCTGTTTTTACTGCCGTCGGCTGTGGCACAGATTCCTTTTTCAGCACAACCCGAAAAATCGGCGACCCGTGCCGGCAATGCACAATATCAGCAGCAGAATTTTGCGGAGGCCGAAGTGAACTACAAGAAAGCGCTGGAAATAAAAAATAACATGCCGGAAGCATCATTCAACCTTGGTGATGCTGTATATCAGCAAAAGCGTTTTGAAGAAGCACAGCGGCAATTTCAGCTTTCCGCTAAAACAAGCGCTGATCAGATGGTGCAGGCAAAAGCTTTTCATAACCTCGGCAATTCATTACTCGAACAAAAGAAATATGAAGAAGCAGTTTCAGCCTATAAGAATGCTTTGAAAATCAATCCTGCCGATATGGACACAAAGTACAATCTTGCATTTGCCAATGCCATGTTGCAGAAAAACCAGGGTGGTGGAGGAGATAAAAATCAGGATCAGAAAAAACAGGATAACAAAGACCAGCAGGATAAGGATAACAAAGACCAGCAAGAGAAACAACAAAAGGAATCGCAGAACCAGCAATCTGACAAGCAGGGTCAGCAGCAGAGTCAGCAGCAGGCACAGCAACCTCGCCTGTCTAAAGAGGAAGCAGATCAGCTGATGGCAGCGCTTGAAAATGAAGAACAGAAGGTGAACCAGAAAATGCAAAAGAAACAAATGAAGGGCGTGAGGGTGAGAATAAAAAAGGACTGGTAA
- a CDS encoding c-type cytochrome: MQATSVIKTAIILFMISSFLILNTAGQATKDEHPQATNLKVLPKDISHDELIKTMRNFSAALGVKCGACHAGTPTADGKMDFDFASDAKPEKSTAREMMRMVKAINTKYLDKMDRGNMEHITCVTCHRGSMMPMVSVDSLPGRQQH; the protein is encoded by the coding sequence ATGCAAGCGACTTCTGTCATTAAAACAGCCATCATCCTGTTTATGATTTCTTCCTTCCTCATACTGAATACAGCGGGGCAGGCGACAAAAGATGAACACCCGCAAGCAACCAATCTTAAGGTGTTGCCAAAGGACATTTCTCATGATGAACTGATTAAAACCATGCGCAATTTCTCAGCGGCATTGGGCGTGAAATGCGGCGCCTGCCATGCTGGGACACCAACGGCTGATGGCAAGATGGATTTTGATTTTGCCAGCGATGCGAAACCGGAAAAAAGCACAGCCCGTGAAATGATGAGAATGGTGAAGGCCATCAACACAAAGTATCTGGATAAGATGGACCGGGGAAATATGGAACATATCACTTGTGTTACCTGTCACCGTGGTAGTATGATGCCAATGGTCAGTGTGGATTCATTGCCGGGCCGGCAGCAACATTGA
- a CDS encoding VWA domain-containing protein, with the protein MFRFEHIAYLWLVLAIIPLAMLFLYYYFWRNRAITKIGNKALVLKLIPEFSNRRQVTKFILLILAYVFIVLGFANPQLGTRQEKIRREGIDVIIALDVSNSMMSEDVKPSRLDRSRNFISNFINKLSNDRLGLIVFAGNAYMQMPLTVDYSAAKMYLRTINPGMIPTQGTNFADAIDLARQGFVKGDNNHKALIIITDGEDNEGGVEDKLAEATKEGIRIFTIGVGSENGSPIPEGNDFKRDESGNIVLSKLNAAMLQELAEKGNGRYFLLGSGADEVDAVLKELKGISTKDFEEVVFTDFDDYFQYCLSIAAVLLMIEWWLSERKSRFSLKW; encoded by the coding sequence ATGTTCCGTTTTGAACATATAGCATACCTCTGGCTGGTGCTGGCCATCATTCCGCTGGCAATGCTGTTCCTTTACTATTATTTCTGGCGTAACAGGGCTATTACCAAAATCGGCAATAAGGCATTGGTGCTAAAGCTGATTCCTGAATTTTCTAACCGCCGCCAGGTGACAAAATTTATCCTGCTCATTTTGGCTTATGTTTTTATTGTACTGGGTTTCGCCAATCCGCAACTCGGTACACGGCAGGAAAAAATCAGGCGTGAAGGTATTGATGTAATCATCGCACTGGATGTCTCTAATTCGATGATGAGTGAAGATGTGAAGCCCAGCAGGCTCGACCGTTCCAGGAATTTCATCTCCAATTTTATCAATAAGCTGAGCAACGACCGGCTGGGACTGATTGTATTTGCCGGAAACGCTTACATGCAGATGCCGCTCACCGTGGATTACAGTGCTGCCAAAATGTACCTCCGCACCATCAATCCCGGAATGATTCCTACACAAGGAACAAATTTTGCAGATGCAATTGACCTTGCACGGCAGGGATTTGTAAAGGGAGACAACAATCATAAAGCACTGATCATTATCACCGATGGTGAAGACAACGAAGGAGGTGTGGAGGATAAACTGGCAGAAGCTACGAAGGAAGGTATCCGGATTTTTACGATTGGCGTGGGTTCCGAAAACGGCTCGCCCATACCGGAAGGGAATGATTTTAAGCGCGATGAAAGCGGCAATATTGTATTGTCGAAACTGAATGCTGCGATGCTGCAGGAACTTGCAGAGAAAGGAAACGGGAGATACTTTCTGCTGGGCAGCGGGGCTGACGAAGTGGATGCTGTATTGAAGGAACTGAAAGGCATCAGTACGAAGGATTTTGAAGAAGTCGTTTTTACCGATTTCGACGATTACTTTCAGTATTGCCTGTCTATTGCAGCCGTACTCCTGATGATAGAGTGGTGGCTAAGTGAACGAAAGAGCAGGTTCTCTTTAAAGTGGTAA
- a CDS encoding toll/interleukin-1 receptor domain-containing protein, whose translation MKDFFISYNHHDKAWSAWIAFTLEKAGYSTFFQDWDFRPGDNFVLKMQEATVNCAKTIAVLSNNYLASIFTQPEWATAFSLDPTGKEKKLIPIKIEACMPAGLLKSIVSCDLTGLDKNSCREKLLDAVKENVRPETEPAFPGPPDEIQRFNFDPMLSVAMSAPADAAHQLKDLLKTTSVTFLAQAQLRDELYQAMTIRLQIKERLEYEPFFMKYYSKMNKEERHLYSIVRAYTKDVLYEYNQKALELIQSNRSLIAQIPQLQDLHDHLEVWLSKFRADFESKPEMCLVYVGVHEKVPFPKGIEAELDNYIAQQ comes from the coding sequence ATGAAAGATTTCTTCATCAGCTATAACCATCATGATAAGGCATGGTCGGCGTGGATTGCCTTTACGCTGGAAAAGGCAGGTTATAGCACCTTCTTCCAGGACTGGGATTTCAGACCGGGTGATAATTTTGTTTTGAAAATGCAGGAAGCTACGGTAAACTGTGCAAAGACTATCGCAGTACTCTCTAATAATTACCTCGCTTCCATTTTCACGCAGCCTGAATGGGCGACAGCATTTTCCTTAGATCCGACAGGCAAGGAGAAGAAACTGATCCCTATAAAAATTGAAGCCTGTATGCCGGCCGGATTGCTGAAGAGTATAGTCAGTTGCGACCTGACCGGACTGGATAAAAATTCGTGCAGGGAAAAATTGCTGGATGCCGTGAAAGAAAACGTACGTCCGGAGACCGAGCCCGCCTTTCCCGGCCCGCCGGATGAAATACAGAGGTTCAACTTCGATCCTATGTTATCAGTGGCAATGTCAGCACCTGCTGATGCAGCGCATCAGCTGAAAGATTTGCTAAAAACCACCAGCGTCACCTTTCTTGCACAGGCGCAGTTACGCGATGAACTTTACCAGGCAATGACCATAAGGCTGCAAATCAAGGAACGGCTGGAGTATGAACCGTTTTTTATGAAGTATTACAGCAAGATGAATAAAGAGGAAAGACATCTTTATTCTATCGTCAGGGCCTATACCAAAGATGTATTGTATGAATATAATCAGAAGGCGCTGGAACTGATACAATCAAATCGTTCCCTGATTGCTCAGATCCCGCAATTACAGGACTTACATGATCACCTTGAAGTTTGGCTTAGCAAATTCAGGGCTGATTTTGAATCTAAACCGGAGATGTGCCTGGTATATGTGGGTGTGCATGAGAAGGTTCCTTTTCCCAAAGGTATTGAGGCTGAACTTGACAATTATATCGCACAACAGTAG
- a CDS encoding VWA domain-containing protein: protein MFNNLSHIQFANQWVLWFIPAVLILAVVWWYFRWKKNSPAFELSSTASFAGYGMPLKAVLKKLLAVLRVIAVVLLLIALARPQTTYDEQKVTTEGIDIVLALDVSSSMLAKDFSPNRLEASKKEALTFIDGRQHDRIGLVIFSGESFTQCPATIDHAILKNQLSQIKNGLLEDGTAIGMGLATATRRLKESDAKSKVVILMTDGVNNKGLIDPLTACDLAIQYGVRVYTIGIGTNGKAMTPVAMSPDGGFIFDYQDVQIDESLLKDIAKKTGGQYFRATDNKKLKEIYTQIDKLEKTKIEMSAFQRKTEKFHAFALLAGILLLLEMLCRYFILKSVP from the coding sequence ATGTTTAACAATCTCTCCCATATCCAATTCGCCAATCAATGGGTGCTGTGGTTTATTCCCGCAGTGCTTATACTTGCTGTTGTCTGGTGGTATTTCCGGTGGAAGAAAAATAGTCCTGCATTTGAGCTTTCTTCAACAGCTTCATTCGCCGGTTATGGCATGCCGTTGAAAGCCGTCCTGAAGAAACTTCTTGCTGTGTTGCGGGTCATTGCCGTGGTATTGTTGCTCATAGCGCTTGCACGGCCACAGACTACCTACGATGAGCAAAAAGTGACAACGGAAGGAATCGATATTGTGCTGGCCCTTGATGTATCTTCTTCGATGCTGGCTAAAGATTTTTCACCCAACCGCCTTGAGGCATCGAAAAAGGAAGCACTGACTTTTATTGATGGAAGGCAGCATGACCGCATAGGTCTCGTAATTTTTTCCGGTGAGAGTTTTACGCAATGTCCGGCTACCATTGATCATGCGATTCTGAAAAATCAGTTATCACAGATAAAGAACGGGCTGCTGGAGGATGGAACAGCTATCGGCATGGGGCTCGCCACGGCAACGCGGCGGCTGAAAGAAAGCGACGCAAAAAGTAAAGTCGTGATACTGATGACAGACGGTGTCAATAATAAGGGATTGATCGACCCGCTTACTGCCTGCGACCTCGCTATTCAATATGGAGTGCGCGTATATACAATCGGTATCGGTACCAATGGCAAAGCCATGACACCGGTCGCTATGAGCCCTGACGGCGGATTTATTTTTGATTATCAGGATGTGCAGATAGATGAAAGCCTCTTAAAGGACATTGCGAAGAAAACAGGTGGCCAGTATTTTCGGGCTACGGATAATAAGAAGCTGAAGGAAATTTACACACAGATCGATAAGCTGGAAAAGACTAAGATTGAAATGAGTGCTTTTCAGCGGAAAACTGAAAAGTTTCATGCCTTCGCATTGCTGGCCGGCATCTTATTGCTGCTGGAAATGCTGTGCCGCTATTTCATTTTAAAAAGTGTTCCCTGA
- a CDS encoding BatD family protein: protein MLITACLILLQHSSSAQVRFSASAPKSVPENQNFNLTFTIENANGSNLKLPSLNDFTLLGGPNTSSSMQIINGAVSQSASYTYVLRPKRQGTFKIGKATVEAGGNTLESNELTIIVTAPSAQQPSQPGNSYGNNESAPQNTEELAKQLKNDVFVKVLMSRNSVYKGELLTATYRLYFRQNLNGFNLSKAPSLEGFWSKEVELDPNRRQTVETYNGQRYYVLDILKYNLYPQRSGILQITPAEIATSAQVVVQSKSRDPFESFFNMGMTQEVPLKLRTDVVTVNVKELPDEGKPAGFAGAVGKFNYETSLSATESRTDDAVTYTIKISGVGNLNLIDAPPLQLPDGFEVYDPKVKEKIANNESGISGSKQYDYLLIPRMPGEFTIGGGSFSYFNPSTGRYESINTPAFPLKITGEPSQNVNGNASTYVSKRGVAILGEDIRYIKTTMPPFGQSTAVFFGSTGFIALYTLPFLAFFGLLAVRRRNESLAADITGSKRRKAMTVARKRLLVAEKGLAQKEKKKFYDEVSRAIWGYLGDKLNIDPADLSKEMVESRLMEKQVIPATINRLQELLSACEISLYAPSTGDLEMKTDYASALNLIADLEDEIRN, encoded by the coding sequence ATGCTGATCACAGCTTGCCTCATCCTGTTGCAACACAGCTCATCTGCGCAGGTGAGGTTCTCTGCTTCAGCACCTAAATCAGTACCGGAGAATCAGAATTTCAATCTTACGTTTACCATAGAAAATGCAAACGGCAGCAACCTCAAGTTGCCCTCTCTAAACGATTTTACCTTGCTCGGAGGTCCCAATACCTCTTCCAGCATGCAGATCATCAATGGTGCTGTTTCTCAGTCTGCCAGTTATACCTATGTGCTGCGCCCGAAACGGCAGGGAACCTTTAAGATTGGAAAAGCAACCGTGGAAGCCGGTGGCAATACGCTGGAATCAAATGAACTCACGATCATCGTCACTGCACCATCGGCGCAGCAGCCGTCACAGCCTGGAAACAGTTATGGCAATAATGAATCCGCGCCACAGAATACCGAAGAGTTGGCTAAGCAGTTAAAGAATGATGTGTTTGTAAAGGTGTTGATGAGCAGGAATTCGGTGTATAAAGGTGAATTGCTGACTGCAACTTACCGCCTCTATTTCCGTCAAAATCTCAATGGCTTCAACCTCAGCAAAGCCCCTTCGCTCGAAGGCTTCTGGAGCAAAGAAGTGGAACTCGATCCAAACAGGCGGCAGACAGTGGAAACCTATAACGGGCAGCGCTATTATGTGCTTGATATCCTTAAATATAATTTGTACCCGCAACGCTCCGGTATATTGCAAATCACACCAGCAGAAATAGCTACTTCAGCACAGGTAGTGGTGCAGTCAAAATCGAGAGACCCGTTCGAGAGCTTCTTTAATATGGGAATGACACAGGAAGTACCGCTGAAGCTCAGAACGGATGTGGTGACTGTGAATGTAAAGGAACTGCCGGACGAAGGTAAACCTGCCGGTTTTGCAGGAGCCGTCGGTAAGTTCAACTATGAAACTTCACTTTCCGCTACTGAATCAAGGACCGATGATGCCGTTACATACACGATAAAAATTTCAGGTGTAGGCAACCTTAACCTCATTGATGCTCCGCCGCTGCAGTTGCCTGATGGTTTTGAAGTGTACGATCCCAAGGTAAAGGAGAAGATCGCGAACAACGAATCCGGCATCAGCGGATCGAAGCAATATGACTATCTGCTGATACCGCGCATGCCGGGCGAATTCACCATTGGTGGCGGTTCATTCTCCTACTTCAATCCTTCTACCGGAAGATATGAATCCATTAATACACCTGCATTCCCGCTGAAGATAACAGGTGAACCTTCCCAAAACGTAAACGGCAATGCTTCCACTTATGTGTCAAAGCGAGGTGTTGCCATTCTTGGTGAAGATATCAGGTACATAAAGACTACGATGCCTCCCTTTGGCCAAAGCACTGCTGTATTTTTTGGCTCAACAGGTTTTATTGCATTGTATACACTGCCTTTCCTCGCTTTCTTCGGCCTGCTGGCAGTACGCAGAAGAAATGAAAGCCTGGCCGCTGATATTACCGGAAGTAAAAGAAGAAAAGCAATGACGGTGGCGAGAAAACGGCTCCTTGTTGCGGAAAAAGGTTTAGCGCAAAAGGAGAAAAAGAAATTTTATGATGAAGTGTCACGCGCCATTTGGGGCTACCTGGGTGATAAGCTCAACATTGATCCCGCAGATCTTTCTAAAGAAATGGTAGAGTCAAGGTTAATGGAAAAACAGGTGATACCGGCAACTATCAACCGGTTGCAGGAATTGCTTAGTGCCTGCGAGATATCGCTATATGCACCTTCGACGGGAGACCTGGAGATGAAAACAGATTATGCAAGCGCTTTAAATCTAATAGCAGATCTTGAAGATGAAATCAGGAATTAG